The following are from one region of the Theropithecus gelada isolate Dixy chromosome 6, Tgel_1.0, whole genome shotgun sequence genome:
- the SNCAIP gene encoding synphilin-1 isoform X2: MEAPEYLDLDEIDFSDDISYSVTSLKTIPELCRRCDTQNEDRSVSSSSWNCGISTLITNTQKPTGIADVYSKFRPVKRVSPLKHQPETLENNESDDQKNQKVVEYQKGGESDLGPQPEELSPGDGVGGPPGKSSEPSTSLGELEHYDLDMDEILDVPYIKSSQQLASFTKVTSEKRILGLCTTINGLSGKACSTGSSESSSSNMAPFCVLSPVKSPHLRKASAVIRDQHKLATEETEISPPLVKCGSAYEPENQSKDFLNKTFSDPHGRKVEKTTPDCQLRAFHLQSSAAESKPEEQVSGLNWTSSQGPEERSEYLKKVKSILNIVKEGQISLLPHLAADNLDKVHDENGNNLLHIAASQGHAECLQHLTSLMGEDCLNERNTEKLTPAGLAIKNGQLECVRWMVSETEAIAELSCSKDFPSLIHYAGCYGQEKILLWLLQFMQEQGISLDEVDQDGNSAVHVASQHGYLGCIQTLVEYGANVTMQNHAGEKPSQSAERQGHTLCSRYLVVVETCMSLASQVVKLTKQLKEQTVERVTLQNQLQQFLEAQKSEGKSLPSSPSSPSSPACRKSQWKSPDADDDSVAKSKPGVQEGIQVLGSLSASSRARPKAKDEDSDKILRQLLGKEISENVCTQEKLSLEFQDAQASSRNSKKIPLEKRELKLARLRQLMQRSLSESDTDSNNSEDPKNTPVRKADRPRPQPIVESVESMDSAESLHLMIKKHTLASGGRRFPFSIKTSKSLDGHSPSPTSESSEPDLESQYPGSGSTPPNQPSGDPPQPNPDSTAAQKVATSPKSALKSPSSKRRTSQNLKLRVTFEEPVVQMEQPSLELNGEKDKDKGRTLQRTSTSNESGDQLKRPFGAFRSIMETLSGNQNNNNNYQTANQLKTSTLPLTSLGRKTTDAKGNPASSTNKGKNKAA; the protein is encoded by the exons tttctaGCTCTAGCTGGAATTGTGGCATCTCAACTCTCATTACAAACACGCAAAAGCCCACAGGAATCGCTGATGTGTACAGTAAGTTCCGCCCAGTGAAGCGGGTTTCGCCACTGAAACATCAGCCAGAGACTCTGGAGAACAATGAAAGTGATGACCAAAAGAACCAGAAAGTGGTTGAGTACCAGAAAGGGGGCGAGTCTGACCTGGGCCCCCAGCCTGAGGAGCTCAGCCCTGGAGATGGAGTGGGTGGCCCACCAGGTAAgagctctgagcccagcacatcGCTGGGCGAACTGGAGCACTACGACCTCGACATGGATGAGATTCTGGATGTGCCTTATATTAAATCCAGTCAGCAGCTTGCCTCTTTTACCAAGGTGActtcagaaaaaagaattttgggCTTATGCACAACCATCAATGGCCTTTCTGGCAAAGCCTGCTCTACAGGAAGTTCTGAGAGCTCATCATCCAACATGGCACCATTTTGTGTTCTTTCTCCTGTGAAAAGCCCTCACTTGAGAAAAGCATCAGCTGTCATCCGCGACCAGCACAAGCTGGCCACTGAAGAAACCGAGATCTCACCTCCTCTGGTTAAATGTGGCTCTGCATATGAGCCTGAAAACCAGAGTAAAGACTTCCTAAACAAGACATTTAGTGATCCTCATGGTCGAAAAGTTGAGAAGACAACACCAGACTGCCAGCTCAGGGCCTTCCACCTGCAATCCTCAGCAGCAGAATCCAAACCAGAAGAGCAGGTCAGCGGCCTGAACTGGACCAGCTCCCAAGGCCCAGAAGAAAGGAGTGAGtatctgaaaaaagtaaaaagcatcTTGAACATTGTTAAAGAAGGACAGATCTCTCTCCTG CCACACCTAGCTGCAGACAATCTAGACAAAGTTCAcgatgaaaatggaaacaatctgTTACATATTGCGGCATCACAGGGACATGCAGAGTGTCTACAGCACCTCACTTCTTTGATGGGAGAAGACTGCCTCAATGAGCGCAACACTGAGAAGTTGACTCCAGCAGGCCTGGCCATTAAG AATGGTCAATTGGAGTGCGTACGCTGGATGGTGAGTGAAACAGAAGCCATCGCAGAACTGAGTTGTTCTAAGGATTTTCCAAGCCTTATTCATTACGCAGGTTGCTATGGCCAG GAAAAGATTCTTCTATGGCTTCTTCAGTTTATGCAAGAACAGGGCATCTCGTTGGATGAAGTAGACCAGGATGGCAACAGCGCTGTTCACGTAGCCTCACAGCATGGCTACCTTGGATGCATACAG ACCTTGGTTGAATATGGAGCAAATGTCACCATGCAGAACCACGCAGGGGAAAAGCCTTCCCAGAGCGCTGAGCGGCAGGGGCACACCCTGTGCTCCAGGTACCTGGTGGTGGTGGAGACCTGCATGTCGCTGGCCTCTCAGGTGGTGAAGTTAACCAAGCAGCTAAAGGA ACAAACAGTAGAACGTGTCACGCTGCAGAACCAACTCCAACAATTTCTAGAAGCCCAGAAATCAGAGGGCAAGTCACTCCCTTCTTCACCCAG TTCACCATCCTCACCTGCCTGCAGAAAGTCCCAGTGGAAATCCCCAGATGCAGATGATGATTCTGTAGCCAAAAGCAAGCCAGGAGTCCAAGAGGGGATTCAGGTTCTTGGAAGCCTGTCAGCCTCCAGCCGGGCTAGACCCAAAGCAAAAGACGAAGATTCTGATAAAATCCTACGCCAGTTATTGGGAAAGGAAATCTCAGAAAATGTCTGCACCCAGGAAAAACTGTCCTTGGAATTCCAGGATGCTCAGGCTTCCTCTAGAAATTCTAAAAAGATCCCACTGGAGAAGAGGGAACTGAAGTTAGCCAGGCTGAGACAGCTGATGCAGAGGTCACTGAGTGAGTCTGACACGGACTCCAACAACTCTGAGGACCCCAAGAATACCCCAGTGAGGAAGGCTGACCGACCAAGGCCACAGCCCATTGTAGAAAGCGTAGAGAGTATGGACAGCGCAGAAAGCCTGCACCTGATGATCAAGAAACACACCTTGGCATCAGGGGGACGCAGGTTTCCTTTCAGCATCAAGACCTCCAAATCCCTGGATGGCCATAGCCCATCGCCCACCTCAGAGAGCAGTGAACCAGACTTGGAATCCCAGTATCCAGGCTCAGGGAGTACTCCTCCAAACCAGCCCTCTGGTGACCCTCCACAGCCCAACCCTGACAGCACTGCTGCCCAGAAAGTTGCCACAAGTCCCAAGAGTGCCCTCAAGTCTCCATCTTCCAAGCGCAGGACATCTCAGAACTTAAAACTGAGAGTTACCTTTGAGGAGCCTGTGGTGCAGATGGAGCAGCCTAGCCTTGaactgaatggagaaaaagacaaagataaggGCAGGACTCTCCAGCGGACCTCCACAAGTAACGAATCAGGGGATCAACTGAAAAGGCCTTTTGGAGCCTTTCGATCTATCATGGAGACACTAAGTGGCaaccaaaacaataataataactaccaGACAGCCAACCAGCTGAAAACCTCTACATTGCCCTTGACCTCACTTGGGAGAAAGACAACAGATGCCAAGGGAAACCCTGCCAGCTCCACtaacaaaggaaagaataagGCA
- the SNCAIP gene encoding synphilin-1 isoform X3 has product MKLTLVMTYLIQSHHSRRSQNCAEDVIRKTKTDQPHLAADNLDKVHDENGNNLLHIAASQGHAECLQHLTSLMGEDCLNERNTEKLTPAGLAIKNGQLECVRWMVSETEAIAELSCSKDFPSLIHYAGCYGQEKILLWLLQFMQEQGISLDEVDQDGNSAVHVASQHGYLGCIQTLVEYGANVTMQNHAGEKPSQSAERQGHTLCSRYLVVVETCMSLASQVVKLTKQLKEQTVERVTLQNQLQQFLEAQKSEGKSLPSSPSSPSSPACRKSQWKSPDADDDSVAKSKPGVQEGIQVLGSLSASSRARPKAKDEDSDKILRQLLGKEISENVCTQEKLSLEFQDAQASSRNSKKIPLEKRELKLARLRQLMQRSLSESDTDSNNSEDPKNTPVRKADRPRPQPIVESVESMDSAESLHLMIKKHTLASGGRRFPFSIKTSKSLDGHSPSPTSESSEPDLESQYPGSGSTPPNQPSGDPPQPNPDSTAAQKVATSPKSALKSPSSKRRTSQNLKLRVTFEEPVVQMEQPSLELNGEKDKDKGRTLQRTSTSNESGDQLKRPFGAFRSIMETLSGNQNNNNNYQTANQLKTSTLPLTSLGRKTTDAKGNPASSTNKGKNKAA; this is encoded by the exons CCACACCTAGCTGCAGACAATCTAGACAAAGTTCAcgatgaaaatggaaacaatctgTTACATATTGCGGCATCACAGGGACATGCAGAGTGTCTACAGCACCTCACTTCTTTGATGGGAGAAGACTGCCTCAATGAGCGCAACACTGAGAAGTTGACTCCAGCAGGCCTGGCCATTAAG AATGGTCAATTGGAGTGCGTACGCTGGATGGTGAGTGAAACAGAAGCCATCGCAGAACTGAGTTGTTCTAAGGATTTTCCAAGCCTTATTCATTACGCAGGTTGCTATGGCCAG GAAAAGATTCTTCTATGGCTTCTTCAGTTTATGCAAGAACAGGGCATCTCGTTGGATGAAGTAGACCAGGATGGCAACAGCGCTGTTCACGTAGCCTCACAGCATGGCTACCTTGGATGCATACAG ACCTTGGTTGAATATGGAGCAAATGTCACCATGCAGAACCACGCAGGGGAAAAGCCTTCCCAGAGCGCTGAGCGGCAGGGGCACACCCTGTGCTCCAGGTACCTGGTGGTGGTGGAGACCTGCATGTCGCTGGCCTCTCAGGTGGTGAAGTTAACCAAGCAGCTAAAGGA ACAAACAGTAGAACGTGTCACGCTGCAGAACCAACTCCAACAATTTCTAGAAGCCCAGAAATCAGAGGGCAAGTCACTCCCTTCTTCACCCAG TTCACCATCCTCACCTGCCTGCAGAAAGTCCCAGTGGAAATCCCCAGATGCAGATGATGATTCTGTAGCCAAAAGCAAGCCAGGAGTCCAAGAGGGGATTCAGGTTCTTGGAAGCCTGTCAGCCTCCAGCCGGGCTAGACCCAAAGCAAAAGACGAAGATTCTGATAAAATCCTACGCCAGTTATTGGGAAAGGAAATCTCAGAAAATGTCTGCACCCAGGAAAAACTGTCCTTGGAATTCCAGGATGCTCAGGCTTCCTCTAGAAATTCTAAAAAGATCCCACTGGAGAAGAGGGAACTGAAGTTAGCCAGGCTGAGACAGCTGATGCAGAGGTCACTGAGTGAGTCTGACACGGACTCCAACAACTCTGAGGACCCCAAGAATACCCCAGTGAGGAAGGCTGACCGACCAAGGCCACAGCCCATTGTAGAAAGCGTAGAGAGTATGGACAGCGCAGAAAGCCTGCACCTGATGATCAAGAAACACACCTTGGCATCAGGGGGACGCAGGTTTCCTTTCAGCATCAAGACCTCCAAATCCCTGGATGGCCATAGCCCATCGCCCACCTCAGAGAGCAGTGAACCAGACTTGGAATCCCAGTATCCAGGCTCAGGGAGTACTCCTCCAAACCAGCCCTCTGGTGACCCTCCACAGCCCAACCCTGACAGCACTGCTGCCCAGAAAGTTGCCACAAGTCCCAAGAGTGCCCTCAAGTCTCCATCTTCCAAGCGCAGGACATCTCAGAACTTAAAACTGAGAGTTACCTTTGAGGAGCCTGTGGTGCAGATGGAGCAGCCTAGCCTTGaactgaatggagaaaaagacaaagataaggGCAGGACTCTCCAGCGGACCTCCACAAGTAACGAATCAGGGGATCAACTGAAAAGGCCTTTTGGAGCCTTTCGATCTATCATGGAGACACTAAGTGGCaaccaaaacaataataataactaccaGACAGCCAACCAGCTGAAAACCTCTACATTGCCCTTGACCTCACTTGGGAGAAAGACAACAGATGCCAAGGGAAACCCTGCCAGCTCCACtaacaaaggaaagaataagGCA
- the SNCAIP gene encoding synphilin-1 isoform X5, which translates to MKLTLVMTYLIQSHHSRRSQNCAEDVIRKTKTDQNGQLECVRWMVSETEAIAELSCSKDFPSLIHYAGCYGQEKILLWLLQFMQEQGISLDEVDQDGNSAVHVASQHGYLGCIQTLVEYGANVTMQNHAGEKPSQSAERQGHTLCSRYLVVVETCMSLASQVVKLTKQLKEQTVERVTLQNQLQQFLEAQKSEGKSLPSSPSSPSSPACRKSQWKSPDADDDSVAKSKPGVQEGIQVLGSLSASSRARPKAKDEDSDKILRQLLGKEISENVCTQEKLSLEFQDAQASSRNSKKIPLEKRELKLARLRQLMQRSLSESDTDSNNSEDPKNTPVRKADRPRPQPIVESVESMDSAESLHLMIKKHTLASGGRRFPFSIKTSKSLDGHSPSPTSESSEPDLESQYPGSGSTPPNQPSGDPPQPNPDSTAAQKVATSPKSALKSPSSKRRTSQNLKLRVTFEEPVVQMEQPSLELNGEKDKDKGRTLQRTSTSNESGDQLKRPFGAFRSIMETLSGNQNNNNNYQTANQLKTSTLPLTSLGRKTTDAKGNPASSTNKGKNKAA; encoded by the exons AATGGTCAATTGGAGTGCGTACGCTGGATGGTGAGTGAAACAGAAGCCATCGCAGAACTGAGTTGTTCTAAGGATTTTCCAAGCCTTATTCATTACGCAGGTTGCTATGGCCAG GAAAAGATTCTTCTATGGCTTCTTCAGTTTATGCAAGAACAGGGCATCTCGTTGGATGAAGTAGACCAGGATGGCAACAGCGCTGTTCACGTAGCCTCACAGCATGGCTACCTTGGATGCATACAG ACCTTGGTTGAATATGGAGCAAATGTCACCATGCAGAACCACGCAGGGGAAAAGCCTTCCCAGAGCGCTGAGCGGCAGGGGCACACCCTGTGCTCCAGGTACCTGGTGGTGGTGGAGACCTGCATGTCGCTGGCCTCTCAGGTGGTGAAGTTAACCAAGCAGCTAAAGGA ACAAACAGTAGAACGTGTCACGCTGCAGAACCAACTCCAACAATTTCTAGAAGCCCAGAAATCAGAGGGCAAGTCACTCCCTTCTTCACCCAG TTCACCATCCTCACCTGCCTGCAGAAAGTCCCAGTGGAAATCCCCAGATGCAGATGATGATTCTGTAGCCAAAAGCAAGCCAGGAGTCCAAGAGGGGATTCAGGTTCTTGGAAGCCTGTCAGCCTCCAGCCGGGCTAGACCCAAAGCAAAAGACGAAGATTCTGATAAAATCCTACGCCAGTTATTGGGAAAGGAAATCTCAGAAAATGTCTGCACCCAGGAAAAACTGTCCTTGGAATTCCAGGATGCTCAGGCTTCCTCTAGAAATTCTAAAAAGATCCCACTGGAGAAGAGGGAACTGAAGTTAGCCAGGCTGAGACAGCTGATGCAGAGGTCACTGAGTGAGTCTGACACGGACTCCAACAACTCTGAGGACCCCAAGAATACCCCAGTGAGGAAGGCTGACCGACCAAGGCCACAGCCCATTGTAGAAAGCGTAGAGAGTATGGACAGCGCAGAAAGCCTGCACCTGATGATCAAGAAACACACCTTGGCATCAGGGGGACGCAGGTTTCCTTTCAGCATCAAGACCTCCAAATCCCTGGATGGCCATAGCCCATCGCCCACCTCAGAGAGCAGTGAACCAGACTTGGAATCCCAGTATCCAGGCTCAGGGAGTACTCCTCCAAACCAGCCCTCTGGTGACCCTCCACAGCCCAACCCTGACAGCACTGCTGCCCAGAAAGTTGCCACAAGTCCCAAGAGTGCCCTCAAGTCTCCATCTTCCAAGCGCAGGACATCTCAGAACTTAAAACTGAGAGTTACCTTTGAGGAGCCTGTGGTGCAGATGGAGCAGCCTAGCCTTGaactgaatggagaaaaagacaaagataaggGCAGGACTCTCCAGCGGACCTCCACAAGTAACGAATCAGGGGATCAACTGAAAAGGCCTTTTGGAGCCTTTCGATCTATCATGGAGACACTAAGTGGCaaccaaaacaataataataactaccaGACAGCCAACCAGCTGAAAACCTCTACATTGCCCTTGACCTCACTTGGGAGAAAGACAACAGATGCCAAGGGAAACCCTGCCAGCTCCACtaacaaaggaaagaataagGCA
- the SNCAIP gene encoding synphilin-1 isoform X6 yields the protein MSIQSHHSRRSQNCAEDVIRKTKTDQNGQLECVRWMVSETEAIAELSCSKDFPSLIHYAGCYGQEKILLWLLQFMQEQGISLDEVDQDGNSAVHVASQHGYLGCIQTLVEYGANVTMQNHAGEKPSQSAERQGHTLCSRYLVVVETCMSLASQVVKLTKQLKEQTVERVTLQNQLQQFLEAQKSEGKSLPSSPSSPSSPACRKSQWKSPDADDDSVAKSKPGVQEGIQVLGSLSASSRARPKAKDEDSDKILRQLLGKEISENVCTQEKLSLEFQDAQASSRNSKKIPLEKRELKLARLRQLMQRSLSESDTDSNNSEDPKNTPVRKADRPRPQPIVESVESMDSAESLHLMIKKHTLASGGRRFPFSIKTSKSLDGHSPSPTSESSEPDLESQYPGSGSTPPNQPSGDPPQPNPDSTAAQKVATSPKSALKSPSSKRRTSQNLKLRVTFEEPVVQMEQPSLELNGEKDKDKGRTLQRTSTSNESGDQLKRPFGAFRSIMETLSGNQNNNNNYQTANQLKTSTLPLTSLGRKTTDAKGNPASSTNKGKNKAA from the exons AATGGTCAATTGGAGTGCGTACGCTGGATGGTGAGTGAAACAGAAGCCATCGCAGAACTGAGTTGTTCTAAGGATTTTCCAAGCCTTATTCATTACGCAGGTTGCTATGGCCAG GAAAAGATTCTTCTATGGCTTCTTCAGTTTATGCAAGAACAGGGCATCTCGTTGGATGAAGTAGACCAGGATGGCAACAGCGCTGTTCACGTAGCCTCACAGCATGGCTACCTTGGATGCATACAG ACCTTGGTTGAATATGGAGCAAATGTCACCATGCAGAACCACGCAGGGGAAAAGCCTTCCCAGAGCGCTGAGCGGCAGGGGCACACCCTGTGCTCCAGGTACCTGGTGGTGGTGGAGACCTGCATGTCGCTGGCCTCTCAGGTGGTGAAGTTAACCAAGCAGCTAAAGGA ACAAACAGTAGAACGTGTCACGCTGCAGAACCAACTCCAACAATTTCTAGAAGCCCAGAAATCAGAGGGCAAGTCACTCCCTTCTTCACCCAG TTCACCATCCTCACCTGCCTGCAGAAAGTCCCAGTGGAAATCCCCAGATGCAGATGATGATTCTGTAGCCAAAAGCAAGCCAGGAGTCCAAGAGGGGATTCAGGTTCTTGGAAGCCTGTCAGCCTCCAGCCGGGCTAGACCCAAAGCAAAAGACGAAGATTCTGATAAAATCCTACGCCAGTTATTGGGAAAGGAAATCTCAGAAAATGTCTGCACCCAGGAAAAACTGTCCTTGGAATTCCAGGATGCTCAGGCTTCCTCTAGAAATTCTAAAAAGATCCCACTGGAGAAGAGGGAACTGAAGTTAGCCAGGCTGAGACAGCTGATGCAGAGGTCACTGAGTGAGTCTGACACGGACTCCAACAACTCTGAGGACCCCAAGAATACCCCAGTGAGGAAGGCTGACCGACCAAGGCCACAGCCCATTGTAGAAAGCGTAGAGAGTATGGACAGCGCAGAAAGCCTGCACCTGATGATCAAGAAACACACCTTGGCATCAGGGGGACGCAGGTTTCCTTTCAGCATCAAGACCTCCAAATCCCTGGATGGCCATAGCCCATCGCCCACCTCAGAGAGCAGTGAACCAGACTTGGAATCCCAGTATCCAGGCTCAGGGAGTACTCCTCCAAACCAGCCCTCTGGTGACCCTCCACAGCCCAACCCTGACAGCACTGCTGCCCAGAAAGTTGCCACAAGTCCCAAGAGTGCCCTCAAGTCTCCATCTTCCAAGCGCAGGACATCTCAGAACTTAAAACTGAGAGTTACCTTTGAGGAGCCTGTGGTGCAGATGGAGCAGCCTAGCCTTGaactgaatggagaaaaagacaaagataaggGCAGGACTCTCCAGCGGACCTCCACAAGTAACGAATCAGGGGATCAACTGAAAAGGCCTTTTGGAGCCTTTCGATCTATCATGGAGACACTAAGTGGCaaccaaaacaataataataactaccaGACAGCCAACCAGCTGAAAACCTCTACATTGCCCTTGACCTCACTTGGGAGAAAGACAACAGATGCCAAGGGAAACCCTGCCAGCTCCACtaacaaaggaaagaataagGCA
- the SNCAIP gene encoding synphilin-1 isoform X7: protein MKLTLVMTYLIQSHHSRRSQNCAEDVIRKTKTDQEKILLWLLQFMQEQGISLDEVDQDGNSAVHVASQHGYLGCIQTLVEYGANVTMQNHAGEKPSQSAERQGHTLCSRYLVVVETCMSLASQVVKLTKQLKEQTVERVTLQNQLQQFLEAQKSEGKSLPSSPSSPSSPACRKSQWKSPDADDDSVAKSKPGVQEGIQVLGSLSASSRARPKAKDEDSDKILRQLLGKEISENVCTQEKLSLEFQDAQASSRNSKKIPLEKRELKLARLRQLMQRSLSESDTDSNNSEDPKNTPVRKADRPRPQPIVESVESMDSAESLHLMIKKHTLASGGRRFPFSIKTSKSLDGHSPSPTSESSEPDLESQYPGSGSTPPNQPSGDPPQPNPDSTAAQKVATSPKSALKSPSSKRRTSQNLKLRVTFEEPVVQMEQPSLELNGEKDKDKGRTLQRTSTSNESGDQLKRPFGAFRSIMETLSGNQNNNNNYQTANQLKTSTLPLTSLGRKTTDAKGNPASSTNKGKNKAA, encoded by the exons GAAAAGATTCTTCTATGGCTTCTTCAGTTTATGCAAGAACAGGGCATCTCGTTGGATGAAGTAGACCAGGATGGCAACAGCGCTGTTCACGTAGCCTCACAGCATGGCTACCTTGGATGCATACAG ACCTTGGTTGAATATGGAGCAAATGTCACCATGCAGAACCACGCAGGGGAAAAGCCTTCCCAGAGCGCTGAGCGGCAGGGGCACACCCTGTGCTCCAGGTACCTGGTGGTGGTGGAGACCTGCATGTCGCTGGCCTCTCAGGTGGTGAAGTTAACCAAGCAGCTAAAGGA ACAAACAGTAGAACGTGTCACGCTGCAGAACCAACTCCAACAATTTCTAGAAGCCCAGAAATCAGAGGGCAAGTCACTCCCTTCTTCACCCAG TTCACCATCCTCACCTGCCTGCAGAAAGTCCCAGTGGAAATCCCCAGATGCAGATGATGATTCTGTAGCCAAAAGCAAGCCAGGAGTCCAAGAGGGGATTCAGGTTCTTGGAAGCCTGTCAGCCTCCAGCCGGGCTAGACCCAAAGCAAAAGACGAAGATTCTGATAAAATCCTACGCCAGTTATTGGGAAAGGAAATCTCAGAAAATGTCTGCACCCAGGAAAAACTGTCCTTGGAATTCCAGGATGCTCAGGCTTCCTCTAGAAATTCTAAAAAGATCCCACTGGAGAAGAGGGAACTGAAGTTAGCCAGGCTGAGACAGCTGATGCAGAGGTCACTGAGTGAGTCTGACACGGACTCCAACAACTCTGAGGACCCCAAGAATACCCCAGTGAGGAAGGCTGACCGACCAAGGCCACAGCCCATTGTAGAAAGCGTAGAGAGTATGGACAGCGCAGAAAGCCTGCACCTGATGATCAAGAAACACACCTTGGCATCAGGGGGACGCAGGTTTCCTTTCAGCATCAAGACCTCCAAATCCCTGGATGGCCATAGCCCATCGCCCACCTCAGAGAGCAGTGAACCAGACTTGGAATCCCAGTATCCAGGCTCAGGGAGTACTCCTCCAAACCAGCCCTCTGGTGACCCTCCACAGCCCAACCCTGACAGCACTGCTGCCCAGAAAGTTGCCACAAGTCCCAAGAGTGCCCTCAAGTCTCCATCTTCCAAGCGCAGGACATCTCAGAACTTAAAACTGAGAGTTACCTTTGAGGAGCCTGTGGTGCAGATGGAGCAGCCTAGCCTTGaactgaatggagaaaaagacaaagataaggGCAGGACTCTCCAGCGGACCTCCACAAGTAACGAATCAGGGGATCAACTGAAAAGGCCTTTTGGAGCCTTTCGATCTATCATGGAGACACTAAGTGGCaaccaaaacaataataataactaccaGACAGCCAACCAGCTGAAAACCTCTACATTGCCCTTGACCTCACTTGGGAGAAAGACAACAGATGCCAAGGGAAACCCTGCCAGCTCCACtaacaaaggaaagaataagGCA